The nucleotide sequence CAGGTCACGTTCAGAACCTAATGTTTGTACCACTGCATCGTTAAAGCCCGCTTTGCTCAGCGCATCACTGACTTGTGAAGGCTGTACCGGATTGGTGTAGTTCAGCTCTGCTGAGACACCACCGGTAAAGTCTAGGCCCAGATTCAGGCCTTTGGTTGCAATAAAGAAGATACTGGCCACGGTCAGGAAAATCGAAAAGATTGCCGCAGGCAAAGCGATTTTCATGAACGGAATGACACGTTCATCGTGTGGACGGCCGTACTGTTTTGAATCCAGTTGAGTATTTTCAGTCATCAGTGATCTCCTTAAATGCTCAACTTTTTCAGGTTACGTTTTTTGCCATAAATAATCTGTACGATCGCACGGGTTACTGTAATGGCAGTAAACATCGAGCAGACAATACCAATCATTAGGGTCACAGCGAAACCTTTAATCGGGCCAGTACCAATCGCGAACAGAATGAACGCGACTAGGAAGGTGGTTAAGTTCGAGTCGAAAATGGTGTTATACGCCCGGTCATAACCCGCGACAATCGCCTGTTTCGGCGAGGCACCCCATTTCATCTCTTCTCTGATCCGTTCACAGATCAGGACGTTGGCATCGACCGCCATACCAATGGTGATCACGATACCCGCGATACCCGGCAGGGTGAGGGAAGCGCCAATCCATGACATCACCGTCAGGATCATCGCCAGGTTAAATACCAGTGCGAAGTTGGCAATCACACCGAACAGGCGGAAGAACACCACCATCCAGATTGCCACCAGAATGAAACCAATTTGAGTAGACAGCACACCCTTGTCGATGTTTTCCTGACCCAGACTAGGACCAATCACACGCTCTTCCACGAAGTACATCGGCGCAGCCAGTGCACCGGCACGTAGCATCAGCGCAAGTTCAGCCGCTTCTTGTGGTGAATCCAGACCGGTAATACGGAACTGTGAACCTAACACCGCTTGAATCGTGGCGGCGTTGATAATCACAGATTCAGTATAAGGCGTACGAACTTCAGTTTGCTTGCCAGTTGCTGGGTCTTCTACATAGCTGATCTTTTGCTTGTTCTCGATGAACAATACTGCCATGCGTTTACCAACCGCATTACGGGTGGCATCTGCCATCAGCTTACCGCCAGCGCTGTCTAGGGTGATATTTACTTCAGCACCGCCAGTGTCCTGGCTGAATCCAGAAGAGGCATTTTGGACACGTTCACCAGTCAGGATACGGTTACGGTTCAGCAATAACTGACGACCGCTATCCAGTGATTCATAAGCAAAAGCTTCAGTACCAGCAGGTGGTGTACCGTTTACCTGACCAGTATATGGATCAATGTATTGATCATTCAGGTCAGAAACCAGACGGAATTCCAGGTTCGCTGTACGACCGAGGACACGTTTTGCTTCAGCCGTATCTTGTACACCCGGAAGTTCAACCACGATCCGGTTGCTGCCTTGGGTTTGTACCAGTGCTTCTGCCACACCTAACTCGTTAATACGGTTACGTAGGGTGGTCAAGTTCTGGTTCACGGCATAGCTTTCGATTTCCTGCTTACGCGCATCGGTATAAGTCAGACGCAGGGTAGAACCGGCTTCGGTTGCTACAGCCTGTTGAGTGAACTCATTACCATTACGACGCAGGAAATCCATCACCGCAGAACGGTCATCATTATTGGCAAACTGCAAGGTAATGGTGTTGTTGCTCAGGGTCAGGCTGTTAAATTTCAGGCTGTTATCACGCAGCTGACGACGCAGGTCAGTTGCAGAAGTTTCCATACGCTGAGCAATGGCCTTGTCCATATCCACTTCTAACAAGAAGTGCACACCACCACGCAAGTCCAGACCCAGTTTCATTGGCTTGGCACCAATTTTCTGTAGCCATTCTGGTGTGGTTGGTGCAAGGTTTAATGCCACAACATAATCATCGCCCAAGCCACGACGTAGTGCTTCTTTGGCTTTCAGCTGCGCTTCACTGCTATCTACACGCAGTAGGGCTGCATTGTTGCTGAAGCTGTTGTCATGAGTTGGAATATTTTCAGATTTTAAAATTTGCTCTGCTTTTTGTACCATGCTGGCATCAATCTGAGTGCCGGCTGAGGCACCCGAAATCTGTACGGCAGGCTCATCTGGATACAAACTTGGCAGGGCATATAAGGTGCTGACCACTAGGACAACCAGGATCAGCACATATTTCCATGCTGGGTAACGCATTTATTTTCTTCTTAAATTGAAAAAGTCGTGCAGGAGCACGACTTATTTTGATTAAATGTTATTCAGGGTGCCTTCAGGAAGAACTGAAATCACGCTGGCACGCTGGATTTTTACTTCCACGCCACGGTTCAGTTCAACTACTGCAAAGTCACCTTCAATTTTTGTAATTCGGCCCATCAGACCACCAGCAAACACGACTTCGCTGCCAACACCCAGACTTTCAATCAGTGCACGGTGCTCTTTAGCACGCTTAGATTGAGGACGCCAGATCAGGAAGTAGAAGATTGCCACGAATACAGCAATCATCAGTAAGTTCGCCATCAGGCTTGGTTGTTGTGCAGCTTCACCTGCAGCGTGAGCAGTCGAAATAAATAGGCTCATTTATATTTTCCTAAACTAAAAACGGTTAATTACCTGAATGATAATAAGTTGACTTGTCTGCAATTTACCTTGTCTTTTTCTTTAGCGCAAATGCTGAAAGATTAATCTTCCGGACAAGGTGGCACTTGCATACCGCGGCGGGCATAAAAGTCCTCGACAAACTGGTCAAAAGTACCTTGATCCAGGGCGTCACGCATGGCTTCAGTCAGGCGCAGGTAATAACGCAGATTATGAATCGTACCCAGCATTGCACCTAGCATTTCACCGCATTTTTCCAGGTGGAACAGGTAGGCACGGGTGAAGTTCTGGCAAGTGTAGCAGTCACAGGTTGGGTCCAGTGGGCTCTGGTCGTGACGGTATTTGCTGTTACGGATTCGTACCAGACCGCCGGTCACAAAATAATGACCGTTGCGTGCATTTCGAGTTGGCATGACGCAGTCAAACATGTCGACACCACGACGTACTGCTTCGACGATGTCTTCCGGTTTACCGACACCCATCAGGTAACGAGGCTTGTCTTCCGGCATTTTGTTTGGAAGATAGTCGAGTACCTTGAGCATTTCTTCTTTCGGTTCGCCCACAGACAGGCCGCCAATTGCATAACCGTCAAAGCCGATTTCCAGCAAACCTTTTAGAGATTCATCACGCAGGTCTTCATACATACCCCCTTGAATGATCCCGAACAGGGCATTGCGGTTTTTCAGCACATCATGGTGCTGGGTCTTACAGCGTTTTGCCCAACGTAATGAAAGTTGTAAAGATTTTTGTGCTTCTTCATGTGTTGCTGGATAAGGCGTACATTCATCGAAAATCATCACGATGTCAGAGTTTAGCGTATGCTGAATATCCATCGAAATTTCAGGTGAAAGAAACACTTTAGAACCGTCAATCGGCGAGCGGAAGGTGACACCTTCTTCCTTGATTTTGCGCATCGCACCAAGGCTGAACACCTGGAAACCGCCAGAGTCGGTCAGGATTGGATTGTTCCATTTCATGAACTGATGCAGGCCACCATGTTCACGGATCACATCCAGACCTGGACGCAGGTACAGGTGGAAGGTATTACCCAGAATCACCTGAGATTTAATTTCCTTAATGTCACGAGGCAATACGCCTTTGACCGTGCCATAGGTCCCTACCGGCATGAACATTGGGGTTTCCACCACGCCATGCTCAAGCGTTAAACGGCCACGACGGGCACGGCCCGACTGCGCTAATTTTTCAAACTTCATAGGAGTTCCAAATCAAGGCGAAAAAACAGTTCGCTGATTGTTAATGCTAAAACCGGCTATTTTCCTTGATTCTGCACATAAACGCCAGTATTCGGGTCGGACTAGGCTGTTTTATTTATGTTGTCTGTATGAATGAAAAATGAAGATCAGTTGGATTTAAGCACGTTCAAATTGGCGTAAACGTTCCTGAATTTCTTCCCGGGTCATGGCACAGCTACCATCGGTTTCTGTAGCCATGGCAGCAATATGCTGGATCAGTTTCTGGATATACAGATTGGCATCAACAAAGTGTGGTTCAAGGGTTAGCAAATAGGCTTAATGAGCCACCTGCAAATAATCATAAGCTTCCAGCTTCACCAATTGTGCCAGATCAATCAGCAGGTCTTTATCACTTTGAGAAAGCTTGAAGGACTTTGGCGCTGTTGCATTATTTTTAGATTGTTTACTGGACAGAAACTGCTGCTTTAACGCACTTTCTGGATTGAGATAGGTGGCTGATTGCAGTTCCAGCTCTGGCTGGGTGGGGGTATGAATGAAGAACAGGATCGGGCTTAAATCCAGACCATAATCCTGTTCTAAAGCATCACGTACCTGTTTAAATAGTTTGAGTAATACATCTAGAGTGTTGGCCTGATCAATCTGCCCATGTTCCAGCAAAGGATTACCAAAACTATGCTGCTGCTTGAAATAATTATCCAGCAGGGCACGGAGCTGGGTCATACCATTGTTGCTGTTATGGGTGGTACGATATCGCCATTTAAATACATTCCAACGATCATTTTCCGATAGATACTGGGCACTGTCTTCCTGATCGTTAAAAATACTACGTTCGGTGGAAATGGTCAGATCATCGACCCGTAGCAACTCATCAAAGACCAGACTACAGGCATAGATTCCGTCATCATTGTATCGATCATAGAACTGATAAAACTCCTTGATCAGGATTTCCTTGAGGGTATCGAGATGATCCAACATAGTTTTAATTCTTTTATTATTATTTTGAAATTAAACTGCCTTATTTAGATCAGTCTCCAAATAAGGCAGTGGGTATAATTGCTTATCATCGCATAAATATGCGGCAAGTTTTAAAAATTCGGACGATAGTCAAAATTTTGCGTTACGGTCTGATCACGGAAAGGGCGAACCGCTTTTTTCTGTAGCAACATATTGTTGATGATGTTGTGCGGAAAAATCTGGATCTGGTTATTAAACAGCTCGACATTGCGGTTATAGATGCTGATGGCGGCACCGACATTTTCATTTTGCTCTTCAATTTCATTCATCATTTTCAGATAAATTTCATTGGCTTTCAGTTCAGGATAGTTCTCGATGACCACATTCAGATTATGCATCAGTTCGCGGTTCAAGCTTTCAATGCGTTGTAATTGGGCAATGTCAGCATCCTTGATATTCAGGTTCATGATGTTCTGGCGCAGCTCGGTGACTTTTTCCAGTGTGCCTTTTTCAAAACTGGAATATTGCTCCACCAAAGGTTGCAGGCCATCCAGGATTTTTAGTTTTTGACGTTCATAACTAGCCACATCCGACCAGGCACGAATGGTCGCATTATGATGCCGTACAATGCTGTTACGAATTAGGATAATGGCAATAATGACCAGAATCGGGATCACCACAAAAACAAAAAATCCCATGAATATCCCCTCAAAAAAATAATTATTTTAAAAATTGTGTCAGATCAGCGTGTAAGCGTTCCAGTTCCACTAATTTAAACGTTCTCAGATGACCACGCAATGCAGGAATGTCGTTGATATTCTTGTTTTGACTAGAAACTTTAAACAGGTCATGCGGTCCCAGATAACACAGCATGTGTTTTTCCGGATGAAACAGCAGGTCACCTTGACGTTGTTCAAAGAAATTTGCCAGTCGCATGACAAAGGCTGGAGTCAGCAGCTTTGCCATTTCCAGCTCATGGCTGCCATAAAAACTGAGACGCTGGTTGGTGCGAATATCGCTGCTATGCCAAGGATAACGATACGGATAGGAAAATTTGCGCTTGGAGGTCGTAACAGCGAGTCCCTGAATGGAAACATCAAACACAAATACACCCCACAGGTCTTTATGCACTTCTGTGACCTTGACCGACCTGCCATTTTTATCGCGGATCTGAACCTCATTCACATAATGATATTGAAAGAGCATGACCTGATGCTGCTGGCCATTTTCATCTTCCCAGATGGTACTGGCATAGCGGCTGATTTCATTACTGAGAGAGCCACGCTCAAATAGCGGAAACCAGCGTTTTAGGTTGCCAATGAACTGGATTGGATTCATTGGCATGGAAATGTGTTGCGGTTGCTGTTGAAAGCATAAATTATATTTTTTACTGAGTGCAATTTCTTCCAGGTAAGCAATTACCTCATCAATCGGTTTGCGATGTTCAAAGCTGATATAGGCCCAGAAGATTAGCAGGCAGCCGAGAAAAACACTGCTTTGCATCCAGATATTGGCTGGTGCAATCACAATCGCCAGAATCAGGATGCCACCAAAAACGGCAAGGGCAAGTGGCAGGTTATTTTCAAACTTTAAGGTGATCGGGCCATTCCAGGGATGCAGGCCATCCAATAGATCCTGATGAGTTTCTGTCTGACGACCCAGATCCCAGAGCCGGGCGATGTTGCGAAACACCACTTCATTTTTCTTGCGTCGAATATGAATGGAATGTTGCACCGCATCGATCGGCATAGGCAGGTTCCTTATCTGGAAGCGATATTGTCGATCAGCATGGCATCGCCATAACTGAAGAAACGGTATTTGCTTTCAACCGCATGCTGGTAGGCATTCAGGATATTTTCACGGTTCGATAAAGCGGATACCAGCATCAGCAGGGTCGATTCTGGCAAGTGGAAGTTGGTGATCAGGCGATCCACGACTTTGAATTCATAACCTGGATAGATGAAAATCTGGGTATCGCCAGTCCAGCCTTTCAGTTCACCACCGTTTGCTTGAGCCGCACTTTCAGTGGCACGGGTCGCCGTTGTCCCGACAGCAATGACTTTGTTGCCACGCTCTTTGGTGGCTTTGATCAGGGCCATGGATTCATCCGATACCTGACACCATTCGCTGTGCATGATGTGGTTTTCGATATTATCGGTACGAACCGGCAGGAAGGTACCTGCACCCACATGCAGAGTCACAAAAGTTTTTTGAATACCTTTTTCTTCCAGTTTTTTCAGCAATTCTTCATCAAAATGCAGCGAAGCGGTCGGTGCAGCGACACTGGCCAGTTTGGTCGGATCATTGAACACAGTTTGATAACGGACCGTATCAATCTCTTCCGCTTCACGGTTGAAATATGGCGGAATGGGTAGGGCGCCGTATTTATCCAGCACATCCAGAATCGGCTGGGAGAATTCCACAATAAACAGATTTTCATGACGGCCTTGAACCGTAACTTTGACTTCATCTGGACCGATAAACAGTTCAGCACCGGCTTTAGGCGTGTTGCTGGCTTTAATATGGCAATGCGCAACGAACTGATCCATCATGCGTTCCACCAGTACTTCTACAGCACCGCCAGTGGCGCGTTTCCCTTTCAGACGGGCTTTCATCACCTTGGTATCATTCAGGACCAGCAGGTCGCCTTCATTCAGCAAATCCAGAATATCAGTAAAGTGATGGTCATGATATTGACCATTGGCATCCAGATGCAGCAGACGGGAAGCAGTACGTTGTTCAAGGGGATAGCGAGCAATCAGCTCATCGGGGAGATCAAAGCTAAAATCGGAAAGTTGCATGACAAGTTACGGTAAATAAAAACTGGGCCTAGTATAAACTTTTTTCCTTTTCAGGGAGGAAAATGCGGCTTTCTAGATCAAAAAAATGAGATTTGTTTTAAAATTAGGCAAATGCCAAATTTCTGCGTTGACATCTGAAACAAACCGGGTAATATACCTCTCATCCACTCCCGAGGTGGTGAAATTGGTAGACGCGGCGGACTCAAAATCCGCTGTCAGAGATGACGTGTCGGTTCGAGTCCGACCCTCGGGACCAAGATTCTAAAGAACCCCAGGCATATTAAGACCTGGGGTTTTTTATTGCCTGAAATTTATAGGGGTTGTTCTAATCTTTTAAGTTTCAATCATGAACAGATAAAAAGTTTATTCCCGTGATAAAAAATCCCTCCAGATCTGGAGGGGTTTTTTATTGCTATTGAGCTGTTTAAGACTGTGGATTTGGTGGAACCAATTTATCCAGATCTTTATCAGAGATTTGATCCAGCTCAGAAATATCCGTTTTGATTTTCCATTGTGCTTCATCATCAACTGGGTTTGGCAGACGTGCTTCGAGCCAGTCGCATACTACATCGGGTGGGAAGTCTGCATGATTGCATTGAATTACCCAAGACAGAAAGTCTTTTGCTTCACCATTCATATACGGAGGAGGAGAGACCGGTAAAAACTGGGTTGGAAGGCGTTCATTTTTAGAAATGTAATTCAGGACATGACCCAGTTCCTGCACAGTTTGCCAAGCCAGTGGATGCTCGACATTAATACGAAACTTAAACCACCATGCCTGTTTGCCATCAGATCCG is from Acinetobacter sp. ANC 7912 and encodes:
- the yajC gene encoding preprotein translocase subunit YajC, whose amino-acid sequence is MSLFISTAHAAGEAAQQPSLMANLLMIAVFVAIFYFLIWRPQSKRAKEHRALIESLGVGSEVVFAGGLMGRITKIEGDFAVVELNRGVEVKIQRASVISVLPEGTLNNI
- the tgt gene encoding tRNA guanosine(34) transglycosylase Tgt, whose translation is MKFEKLAQSGRARRGRLTLEHGVVETPMFMPVGTYGTVKGVLPRDIKEIKSQVILGNTFHLYLRPGLDVIREHGGLHQFMKWNNPILTDSGGFQVFSLGAMRKIKEEGVTFRSPIDGSKVFLSPEISMDIQHTLNSDIVMIFDECTPYPATHEEAQKSLQLSLRWAKRCKTQHHDVLKNRNALFGIIQGGMYEDLRDESLKGLLEIGFDGYAIGGLSVGEPKEEMLKVLDYLPNKMPEDKPRYLMGVGKPEDIVEAVRRGVDMFDCVMPTRNARNGHYFVTGGLVRIRNSKYRHDQSPLDPTCDCYTCQNFTRAYLFHLEKCGEMLGAMLGTIHNLRYYLRLTEAMRDALDQGTFDQFVEDFYARRGMQVPPCPED
- the secD gene encoding protein translocase subunit SecD — translated: MRYPAWKYVLILVVLVVSTLYALPSLYPDEPAVQISGASAGTQIDASMVQKAEQILKSENIPTHDNSFSNNAALLRVDSSEAQLKAKEALRRGLGDDYVVALNLAPTTPEWLQKIGAKPMKLGLDLRGGVHFLLEVDMDKAIAQRMETSATDLRRQLRDNSLKFNSLTLSNNTITLQFANNDDRSAVMDFLRRNGNEFTQQAVATEAGSTLRLTYTDARKQEIESYAVNQNLTTLRNRINELGVAEALVQTQGSNRIVVELPGVQDTAEAKRVLGRTANLEFRLVSDLNDQYIDPYTGQVNGTPPAGTEAFAYESLDSGRQLLLNRNRILTGERVQNASSGFSQDTGGAEVNITLDSAGGKLMADATRNAVGKRMAVLFIENKQKISYVEDPATGKQTEVRTPYTESVIINAATIQAVLGSQFRITGLDSPQEAAELALMLRAGALAAPMYFVEERVIGPSLGQENIDKGVLSTQIGFILVAIWMVVFFRLFGVIANFALVFNLAMILTVMSWIGASLTLPGIAGIVITIGMAVDANVLICERIREEMKWGASPKQAIVAGYDRAYNTIFDSNLTTFLVAFILFAIGTGPIKGFAVTLMIGIVCSMFTAITVTRAIVQIIYGKKRNLKKLSI
- a CDS encoding LemA family protein, which translates into the protein MGFFVFVVIPILVIIAIILIRNSIVRHHNATIRAWSDVASYERQKLKILDGLQPLVEQYSSFEKGTLEKVTELRQNIMNLNIKDADIAQLQRIESLNRELMHNLNVVIENYPELKANEIYLKMMNEIEEQNENVGAAISIYNRNVELFNNQIQIFPHNIINNMLLQKKAVRPFRDQTVTQNFDYRPNF
- the queA gene encoding tRNA preQ1(34) S-adenosylmethionine ribosyltransferase-isomerase QueA; protein product: MQLSDFSFDLPDELIARYPLEQRTASRLLHLDANGQYHDHHFTDILDLLNEGDLLVLNDTKVMKARLKGKRATGGAVEVLVERMMDQFVAHCHIKASNTPKAGAELFIGPDEVKVTVQGRHENLFIVEFSQPILDVLDKYGALPIPPYFNREAEEIDTVRYQTVFNDPTKLASVAAPTASLHFDEELLKKLEEKGIQKTFVTLHVGAGTFLPVRTDNIENHIMHSEWCQVSDESMALIKATKERGNKVIAVGTTATRATESAAQANGGELKGWTGDTQIFIYPGYEFKVVDRLITNFHLPESTLLMLVSALSNRENILNAYQHAVESKYRFFSYGDAMLIDNIASR